The Flavobacterium jumunjinense genome includes a region encoding these proteins:
- a CDS encoding GFA family protein encodes MEYLGSCLCKGIKFKVIGDFESFYLCHCRYCRKDTGSAHAANLFSTTAKLEWIKTETEIKIFQPHKSNHVKAFCTNCGSALPNLQMDGKLLVVPAGCLDTKLEKRPNAHIFISNKASWDDSLEEINKFGRFPE; translated from the coding sequence ATGGAATACTTGGGTTCTTGTTTATGCAAAGGAATTAAATTTAAAGTTATAGGTGACTTTGAGAGTTTTTATTTATGCCATTGCAGATATTGTAGGAAAGACACAGGGTCCGCTCATGCTGCAAATTTGTTTTCCACTACAGCTAAACTTGAATGGATAAAAACGGAAACTGAAATTAAAATATTTCAACCACATAAGAGTAATCATGTGAAAGCCTTTTGTACAAATTGTGGTTCAGCTCTTCCCAATTTACAAATGGACGGTAAACTTTTAGTAGTTCCTGCAGGATGTTTAGATACAAAATTAGAAAAACGACCTAATGCACATATTTTTATCTCAAACAAAGCAAGTTGGGATGATTCATTGGAAGAAATAAATAAATTTGGACGATTCCCAGAATAA